The following is a genomic window from Bactrocera tryoni isolate S06 chromosome 2, CSIRO_BtryS06_freeze2, whole genome shotgun sequence.
CCATTAAATTGAATCTAAGTGTACTACGTGGGCTGTTATTTGTGTTTACAATATAatcaagttttgaaaaaaacaatgttttcaGATAAGAAATATGACGTTAATGCTAACCAATGGCTTCATCTCCAGCTTATTCAATGAACAAGTATTGTATTcctgaatttcaatatttaatatgaCCGATAAATTACAGAAATTACGCTATGAATGAGACGGTTCGAATTATAAAgtcatatttttattcaaaaaaacgaaagaatattgGTGGAAACTCTCGTCAAATCCGATTTTTTGCTATGTTGTGTTGATTAAAAGGAGAAATCGTTATTTTTTTACTCTCTATCTGGCAAGCAATGATGGCAAGATGAATCATTGATCCACgcatttttaaagcaaatcaataaatGGTTATTTATCCATCAATACAGGAGTCTGTCAAATGATCACCTAAGTCATGTGATTTAAATCTGTTACACTATATTTTGTCCGGTTATGATGCAAAATTGGTCCGAAATATTGGACTTTATAGTACACAGTCGTGGTTACCATACGTCCGCAATTCTGTTTAAACACTAAGGGCCATTTTCTCAATATCTAGcagccatctgtcagttaaattctggttaacttaaccaagacACCTTCTTTCGGTAAAGAACCTTTTTTTTAACCAGAACTTTACTGACGGATTGCTGCGAAGTATCATAAAATTATCCAACTTTCCTCATATTTCTAAGCTTCTAAAATACCCTacagttttttagttttaatagaAGACTATATTATACACCAGTGATTCTAATTCGCATTCCTAAAATTCgatgtataaatgtataatatttgtcaAGCTTGGATTTATACATTgcgataaaattaaatatatattgtttcTTAACCGTTCACTAACTTACCTGACCCGGTATGTTACTGCCCAGAAGCATCATACACAAAAATATGACAGAGGGCAATGCGAAAGATACCGATTGAgctatgcaataaattttttctaaatatccCTCCATGAGGCCTGTATACATCCCATACACAATGAAGGTTATATCGAGCGTCGATATAAACGTAATGAGCACAAAAATAACACCGTAACTTTTACTTATATATTCAGTGCAGATAAATAGTATGTTGTCATAGATTTctaaacaattttgaatattgTCCAAATATATATCGGTAATACGCAAACGTCTTTGGAACGTGATCATCGTAATAAAAGTGTTAAGGGTAATCAAGTGTCCAGCTATGATTTGAACGATGCAAATATAAATCGATAATATGAACGAcagtataaaaaagtatatttgaaatattagcCAAGGTATATGCAGGCACGTTTCTCTGAATGTACTCGGTACCGAAAATCTGTTCCATAAGAAGAAGGTGTTAAGAGCACTTGCTCCCATAACGGCCACCATCATAACTAGCTGGTAAAGGCCAACTTTTCGTGTGGCAATACCGGATAATTCTTCCGTTAAATGAATGCAATAGTTTAGTATGTGCAAGTGAAAGCGACGAAGCGTAAAAATCCATGCATTTATCAATAATTGCACTAACATTGCACCGAAAACCAGTAAGTTCCAGTAGTTGTTTtcgatataattatttttcgtaCTGAAGAACGACTCTCTTCTTGTTATCAAAATTGCCATCGATAGCGTATATATGCATTGTAAGTTCCAATGCATCAATTGAAACTTCCATCCAGTCTGcaacacatatttattttccttcTGGCAATAGCCAATTGGTATTATTCCCAGACAACGCAGCAAAATAGTGTAGAATCGAAGAACTCGCACAATATTCAAAACCGGCATAATTAACacggtatacatatgtgtttatgtacgTAAGGAAAAATTTATATGACCACTCGATTTGAAGTACGCGTATAgaaatgtttttcatatttatggaCTCGCCAGTGTTACGTAATTACTGCCTACTTACGCacttattgttgttgatttagGGATAATACTAGGCTTGTTTGTAATACAatctaatacaaaaatatttacacccAATATACAGTATTTGTGAATATCGCAGCTATGATGAATGGACATTAGGGTGGCTACGGGTGAAAGTATTTTATTTCCCTTATTAATATTGTTCAATTGACAAGTTCAAAATTGTCCTGATATTTAGAAACTTAGTGTACAGTTCAGTTCAAACTTTTTGAGTTGCGTGAAGGATTAAATATGCGAAAATATGATCGTGCaacagaataaaaatatatgaagtcCGTAATTTATTATTCAAGCCACGTTCTCGAATGAATACAATTCAAAGCATTTAAACATGGTTAAATCAATTGAACTCGTCACACTGATCATTATACCCTGAAATAAACGTGTAAGACCCTctaatatatctttatataatatataaaagaaagtcgtgttagtcacactatttataactcaagaacggctgaaccgattttgctgaaaattggtggggaggtagcttagaaccaggggaCGGACATAGGATAAAGGTCAATACAATTCAGAAataccaaaattatatttttaattattagcaTGTCTTCAAActtcatgtaagaatcatttgagaattttattacttcaaaaaaagaaataaataaaaaaataacaacacagAGCTAATGCTGGAGACCGTTAATTTtcgtatgcatacatacttagtaTTTGTGTtatagttttctgggaaaagctgttaaaaataatcgtcagtttctcgttatatcattaattgttctccttttttttgacacctaagccccctttccatagaccaggtcacatatacagaaatattttcgaagtaatGAAGTATATGCGCACAATTTCAAACTGACCCTTcctcaaaactaataaaattccTTAATATTgcgaatggtagaatagaacttcAACCAAATATGCAGTGCTATGAatcataactggctcagtaatcaatCGATGGCTATTATACCACGttcatcccaaaagactgatgccaAAACCTTGCCAACCatctttttcgtctttccacgcttgaggaCTGATTCATAATGTGCAGTCCAGTAGGCTGACTGTCGATtgaaatacaaggtgcgttccaaagtaaacaggaaaaccgaacaaatgggtttttcggcaaaatcaatttattttattcaaaatagtcttcttcttctgcttcaatacagctttttgcacagtccaaaagcatgGCGAACGAGTGGTTTAGCTCGTTAGCTGGTATGGCCACCAGTataccggtgcaagccttttgaatggcctctacgtctgtacaacgctttcctttcatggactAATGTATTTTTCCTAAAAGAAGTCGCACAGTAccacatcaggtgaatacgtggagtggttaatggttaaaatgtgatttttggtcaaaataatcggtcacaagcgtcgatcgatgatgTTGGACTATGAGcagtttttggtcgtcagtcgatttgtgcggaacaaaccgtgcacacacctttcgtaagcccaaattttcggtcaaaatgcgataaatcgatgttttggagatgttcaattccatttccatgaatttcaatgatgatttcggctgatttttgatgaattcacccacagtttcgatggaatttccggtgatcacggattttgattggcccacatgttgatcgtcatttatgttctcactaccactttgaaaacgccaccagggggcgctagattcagaagtcctgtttactttggaatgcaccttgtatataaatgagcagcttgaaCAGCTTAGTCGATTTAGGCATAGCCGGTTATCCGACCGTATATGCGCCTGCTTGTATATAAGCGAACgagtcactcagtttttgagatatcgattatTTTCACACGTCACCCACTAAAAAGCCGattccttatatggaaaacttttttatttgacaaaaattcttcatgaaatttggcatggattattgtatAACTGTACTAAAAaatgatcgatcaaaatcaagttcttgtgtttAATCTTTTGTTTGTGTGAAGAAtattctagcttcggtgcatttttttacttataaatttGTTATGGGGTGGGGTCTCCAACGTATCTTTCTGAGTGCTAAAAACTTCGAaccaaacttaatacaccctgtataaaatgtacaaatatgatatattttatgaaattaattaaactctATTCTCTGCCAATCTACTAAAAAGAGCTTTCCCTATTTTCGTTTTGTCTGCTCAGATTTATTCTTTTGAGCATAAGTAAGTCAATGGAAAGTCGTTATCTGATACATACGTATACCATGATTTATTCATTATAGTCTAAGTAACcaactcaataaaaattatgttattttcatttattgatACTTCATTAAACcgttatttatgtttttgtattcgTAGAAAAGTGAATTCGACTTTTTGGAATGGTCTCCATTGAACGATCGCATGTTAATGATACCCGATGATTGGACAAATGACACACTGTTCTCTTCAATTAATGGACCATTTCCATTTCCAGATCCTCGTGAAATAGGCATGTTTCgtagatattaaaataaatgagttTGTTTGTTAATATTCATTACACTTTTTAGCACGTGGTGCGGGAATCGCTGATTTTATACAACCTGGCCTTGGCTCTCTTCAGCCGAACATTGACGATATCGATCTGACGATTGATGGTAAGCATATGCACTATACCtacataattattaatttctatttatcACTAAGCTTTATTCTTCTCAGAGCTGTTGCAGCCGAATCGGCTCCCGCCAGTGCCAGAGGAAGGCACTGatgaaatgcttaaaaatgTAGAATATAACCTTTCAGCAATCATGGGTATTTCTTCAATAAGtccatatatatattatagtataatTCAGCCAAATATTGCCTTCATAGGTTCTGATCAGCTAGAGTCAAATAGTATGGTTGGTGTGGTTGGTGGTAACAATTCGAATACACTACCTGTGAACGATGATGCCAATATGTTAGACTTAAATGCGCCACTTGATTCGATACAGTTTCAATCGTCAATGGTTCCACGTTATCCAACACCATTATCTCGTGAAAATAGTAATAGTCAATTAATGAACACCTCGGGATCTACTCAAGCGCAGACAATTAACTCTGTGGACGCCATTATGACCGATGATCATACGGGAACCGTAGGGGTTAATGATGGGTTAGGTTCCCCCGCCTCTGCAGCATCAGCTTCGTC
Proteins encoded in this region:
- the LOC120768982 gene encoding gustatory and pheromone receptor 39a-like isoform X1 gives rise to the protein MYTVLIMPVLNIVRVLRFYTILLRCLGIIPIGYCQKENKYVLQTGWKFQLMHWNLQCIYTLSMAILITRRESFFSTKNNYIENNYWNLLVFGAMLVQLLINAWIFTLRRFHLHILNYCIHLTEELSGIATRKVGLYQLVMMVAVMGASALNTFFLWNRFSVPSTFRETCLHIPWLIFQIYFFILSFILSIYICIVQIIAGHLITLNTFITMITFQRRLRITDIYLDNIQNCLEIYDNILFICTEYISKSYGVIFVLITFISTLDITFIVYGMYTGLMEGYLEKIYCIAQSVSFALPSVIFLCMMLLGSNIPGQANETVKILAKIPHTGTGLDKMVDKFLMKNIRKKPILTAYGFFQLDRSALFKLLTAIITYIMILVQFTDIENSLKTKQIQTNKN